A segment of the Cinclus cinclus chromosome 3, bCinCin1.1, whole genome shotgun sequence genome:
GACACTCCAGGGTGTTCCCGGGAGGAATGTGACCAGCCCAGTGTGggaaccagggagagagagCCTGGGGCAGGAGTGACCCTCCAAGGTCCCTGGGTAGTGCTAAGGGTGGGGGTCACATCCCCAGTCCTGTGTGGGATCTCCACACAGGGCATGTGGCAAGGGGGGCTCTGCTTGTCTGAGGGCTGGGCACCCCAGGCATCCCCAGTGCCCCCTCGGGACAGCAGCAATATCCCCAGTGCAGGCACCTGTCTGGAACTCAATGGTCCTCAGCATCTCAGCCACATAATCCACATTGATGGAGAAGTGGTCCATATTCTCGTAGCCAGGCTCAGGGCAGCTGCTCATTGATGCCTTGGACATGtctgtgatcctgcagggcagagacaccctgggagctgcagggtccAGAACCCAGAGGGCCAGCAGCCACAGGCCTTTTGCCCCCATACTCCCCACTCACTTTTTCAGGAGTTCCTTGGAGTGCTGTGAAGGAAAGCAAGGAGGGATCAGTGTCTCCTAGACATCACCCCCACCACAGGTCCACCCCTGCACATCCCAGGGGCACCTGCAGATCCTTTTGGGTGAGCACAGCCCGCCGCCCCTCAGGGAACCATGGCACTACcacacagccccagggcagtcccagccccctccatccccttcTCCCCCTATTCCCCTGGCAGAACCTGCAGGTACAGGGCCATCTGGGGCTCCTCCATGGCCTGGATGGCTGACTCCACCAGTTTGGAGGAGGCCTCCAGGTGGTCTCCATACTGGCGGATGAGCCCACGGACACGCTGCAGCTTGGCCTCCTGCTCGGCCGCgatgctctgcagcagctctttcTTGCGCTCCTCCAGGATCCCGTACAGCGCGTCGAACCGCAGCCCCACGTGCTGCTTCTGCCGCCGGCCATTCTCCTGCGGGACGGGAGTCAGGGGCTGCACCGTGTCCCCCCCAGGACAGCCCCGGGGCTGGACCCCTCAGTCCCAACCTCGATGGTGTGGCAGATCTCCTCCATCTGTGTGATGATGGCCTGGATCCGGTCGTTCCCCGCCACCAGCATGGCGATGCCGTCGCTGAGCTCGCTCTGGGAGGAGAGGGCTTGGGTGTGAGGGTGGCTGTGTAAGTACCTCCGGTCCCCCAAGACCCCAGGGGCTCCCACCTTCTGGCGCTGGTAGACAGCTGGCAGCGGGGCCACCTCGCAGTCCTTGTGCGCCCCAAACACcttgcacagggagcaggtggGCGCCTCGCAGCGCAGGCAGTAGATGTTGATCCGCTCGTCCTCGTGCTCCTCACACATGAGGTGCTGCTCAGCCTTGGCATGGAGGGGTCTGcatggggtttgggggtgtcAGATGGACACCCCGGCCCCCAGAGAcaccccagagccagcactggcCCCAAGACCTGCCCAGCCTTAGAGACACCTCTGGCTCCCAGGGACCCTTCAACCCCAGGGACATTCCCGGCACCAGAAACACCCCTGGCCGTGGAGACACCCCCAACCCCAAGGATATTCCCTGGTCCTGCATGGGCCCCATGACTCCCCAGTTCCTGTGGGATGCCCCCCACCCTCAGCCCTCTCGGTGGGCTCGCTGCCACCCGCAGGTCTCGCCCCCCCGCCCCGGGATCCCCGCGCCTCCGGACCGGGCCGACTCCTGTTTGTAGATGTCGATGATGTTCTCCACGAGCAGGTTCCGCTGCAATCCGTACACCCCGTGCCGGTCCAGCACCACCTCGTGCCGGCACGACGGGCACCGGAACCGCCCGCCCGACGGCACCGCGCTGGAGCCCCGAGACTGCCACAGCGGGTTGGAGGCCTGGGGGGGTACGCGAGGGGTCACGGCGGCAGCACCCCGCACCCCCGGCACCCCCGGCACCTCCCCTCCGCACGGATCTGCGCCCCACAGCACCCCGGCACGGACCCGGGCACGGACACGGGCACGAAGACAGAGATGGAGAAGGGCAAGAGCACGGACACAGGCGTGGACAGGCACAAGGACACATACACGGCCCCTGCCTCCCGTTCACCGTCCCCGCCAGCCGAGAGCGGCACCGGTCTCAGTGCCTGGTCCCGGAGCCGGGATTCCCGGTGCCGGACCAGGCCCCCCTGTGAAGAGGATCCCGGTGCTCCTGGCGCCCCCCGCTCCTCCGCCTCGCTGGCCGGGGACCCCGGGATGACGGGGCCGGACTGGGGTCCTGGGGACGGAGGTCCCGGCGCCTCCCCCCGCCCCACCGGGGGAGGGTCCCACCTGGAAGACGTCGTTGGCGCACTTGCGGCAGAGGttgtgctggcagggcaggatgaCCACGGGCTTGGAGAACATCTCCAGGCAGATGGGGCAGATGAGCtgcttctccaggctctccatgCTCCGCGCCTCCGCCAGAAGCGGCTTCAGCCCTACCGCGAAGTTCATGGCCACGGTTCTGGCCCGTCCCGGCCCGTCCCGGCTCTGTCCTGCGGCTCCGCTCCGGCTGCCCGGTGCCCGCTTTGTttcggccccggccccggcccccggCGCTAATTTtagccgcccccgccccgccggggccgCAGCTGTCGGCGGCGTCGGGTGACACTGAGTCACCGTTCCTGCCCACCCCTCGGGACCGGCTGGTACCGGGACCGGCTGATGCCTTGGGACCGACTGAATTTCGGGACCGCTGATCCCTCTGAGCGGGGAGGAGTGCCCGAGGTTCTGGGGGACCGGAACTGGCtggtgcaggggctgcagggctggcagccacgCTGAGGAGTCTGTGCCcccctctgcaggcagcagggctgggaaagatTGGGGTCCCCCAAGATctcacagccccagcccagtgccagcccccCCGAACAGCAGGGTGGAGGAGCTGGTGCCAGGACAGACCATCCTCACTCACCCTGGCACCCTGTCTATATTTAGGGAGTGAGGCAGAGCCCatgcagctgcaggcagaggcagtgacCAGAGATGGGAAGAAAGGGCAAGCAGCTCACTGTGTCCCGCTCGGTCCCATCCCTGTCAGTCCTGGCCCTCGGCAGGGCTCCAGGACTGCAGCAGCAACGAATGGGAGGAGCAGAGCCTGTGGGAGCCAGCATCAGGGGACAGAAAGTGGGACCAGGTGGGTGACAGGAGACAAGTGACGTTCACTCAACATGACCACGCCACACAGGACATGACCTGCCTACTGCACACCCCAGGCAGTCTCACCACCCCGCAGGATCCATGgacacagcccccagcacagaccACACCGGGCAGAAGCACATCATGCTGCCAGGTGCTCTGGCAGCCACAGACAGAGCCCAGGCATGCACACACTCCCCTCCCGTCAGCCTTTAATGGTGCCCACAAAAACCCAGACAAACCCAGAGGGCAGAGGAAAGGGGTACAGATAGAAGCACCCCAACCCCACAGCAGCGTTTGGCACCCAGCACCCATCGGGAGGGTGGCATGAGGGGGCAGcgggctcagcccagccccagagcttACAGTGCTAATGGTCTTGGACACGCTCAGCTCCCTGGCgtgagccacagagctcggcctggagcatctctgctcGTGCCTGGTGCTCAGTGCCTGGCAGGGGCACAGGCAAGGCACTAAAGGGGGCCGCAGCAGCACGGTCTCCAGGCTACTGCCACCACCAGTGCTGGGACGCAGGGGCATTGCCCTGGAGCTCGAGCAGGGGCCCAGGAGCCTGTGCATTGATGCTGGTCAAATTAACCTGAGATTCTATCCCTCCCGAGGCTGATGAGCCAGTCGGGGGGGGGGTAGGGCGGGACCACGGTCCCAAAAAGTGACAGTCCCAAAGGAGAATCCCTGCCCCAGGTCCTGGGGGAGTCGGCAGGATGGGGCCGGCCTCAGGCATCACTCCTGGTGCTGGCTGGCAGCggctctgtgctggcaggtGGGGGCTGTGCTACAACAGGGATCTGAGGATCTGGAAAGGAAGAGCTGCAGATCAGTGGCTCAGCCCCATCCTGTGCTGCCAGTGACCAGGAATCTCACAGCAGCCCCACAAGGGCTCCCACAGCCCAAAGCTCCCACACCCGTGGCCAGAGCTGGGCTGCGAGGGAGTGCCCAGACCCCACAGAAATCTGCAGGAGTCATCCAACCCCCCTGACACCAGTATGGCTAGTgccagggaacagagctggcCGGGAGCACAGCTGCTCTTCCCATACTCTGTGCCCCAAAGGGCACAGGCCCAAGGGTCTCTATGCTTCAGGCCTGTACAGGGGGCctttgtccagagggaaggagaaggtaCACCCACGGCCCACACAGCGGCTCCCTCTGTCACCATCACCAGCCCTGGTCCACAAAGGAAACACCAAGGGCTGGTTGGAAGTAAGAGCTGTGGCTAAAACCAACCCAAGGCCTAAGCCAGAACTCTGTACCTCACATGAGATGGGAcatgggatgggacacagggagacctcagagcccccaTAAAGCAAACACAggtgctcccagcagctgggctCTAGGCTGACTTACCGCCGTCCTCTGCACGCATCTGTGCTTCCAGGTCCTTGGGGTCCACATACTTGTAGGACTCGTCCTCCTTGGGCGGGCAGCATGTCCCGCagcagaagaagcagcagcagcagcagcagcagcaggtgagggCACCGCAGCACAGCAAGAGTGCCTGCATCACGGACAGATGCGCTGTGAGCCCACACAAGCCCCTGGCACCCATGACATCCAAACCACCAACCAGTCCGGGTTTGCCAGGACTGCAAACCACTACGCATACCTGACCCGCCAGCCCCATAACACCAGCCCCGTGGATGCCGGATGATGC
Coding sequences within it:
- the TRIM54 gene encoding tripartite motif-containing protein 54 produces the protein MNFAVGLKPLLAEARSMESLEKQLICPICLEMFSKPVVILPCQHNLCRKCANDVFQASNPLWQSRGSSAVPSGGRFRCPSCRHEVVLDRHGVYGLQRNLLVENIIDIYKQESARPLHAKAEQHLMCEEHEDERINIYCLRCEAPTCSLCKVFGAHKDCEVAPLPAVYQRQKSELSDGIAMLVAGNDRIQAIITQMEEICHTIEENGRRQKQHVGLRFDALYGILEERKKELLQSIAAEQEAKLQRVRGLIRQYGDHLEASSKLVESAIQAMEEPQMALYLQHSKELLKKITDMSKASMSSCPEPGYENMDHFSINVDYVAEMLRTIEFQTEPLGEDEGDGPGDGSEAATDEERLDSLEVPEAAEDVGLRQKPASSPHGQH